The sequence acattcccggtactttctgatcataaggtacatacttgcggctttgcggacagcaatgtgtgattcgctggaagtcgcattaactcgcgactgtcgcacagttagaagacatatttacatacatataagggtgcatacatacatacggagccgcggccactcgacatgacaaaaatttaagatttatcaaatattggcaaataattccacgcgaaatattccaatattgactattttcgaatggtcgcgaaaattggcatatgggcggctcgtttatgaatgaaattgaaatatgagctctaacttatgaatgaactttttgttttgttctaaattgttcagcgccgtcgctgatagaatcatggccgctgcgactgcgtctacgaatgtattttatttttgtagtcgccaggcttagattttagctttgggcgacatgcgcatgtgaggtatgtgtttttgttgtgttctagaacattttagaatgtgcggtggcaaaacggccatggcgttgcgcttgctgttgcttttgcgtctatcaaagtacatatcgtgtttttgtaagtacaatattaggaatatcgactgttgaaagacaaaagtacacggaagcaagaagggagagctgtgctcgcgcatatacatatgcatgaatgtatgaacgtgcatggatgtagtaacatatgaatacaattattttgtaggaagtttagaaggcaagtaggtatatatgtatgtatatatgctaggacataatacatacatagagcagaattgtttttgcacttgttaggaagaaactcgctagtgcgtatgtgtatttgtcttgtaagaatgtgatgtgctgtgacttgtgtacatacataagtcaaggttatttgggcatacatgcatatgtacatatgtatgaaaggaagatgatgttcttgcgcttgtgcattattgtttttcatatacaaatgtacatacctacatatgtatgtaaatgctgtcgaatacatacataaactataaattgacatacaatataaaataagtgttgatttatcttaaaccgtttttttttcttaatgcaaataccttctattgacatgtacatacatattatgtatgtatattttcatataccatcatttatgtacatatagagtatacgttcatttatgaatgtatgtaatgaaaaacttcatgaattactttcagaactttattaaaattaattcgcgtcgcgcgcatgcacaaacccttggttcacaacgcagtcgaagaaataaacgcaccgcctatttttcctcgccacatgttagactcgagttcaattcccggtgcaaacttttttttataaattttattttttaaaatcgtttttttttttttaatgtaattgaaaaaaaaaaaattatgtaataaattttacgtattcgcttattatttcaaaaatacgaaaatagtacaaatttaattggtttaatgtcgaggtgagaaatgtgttgtgtgttgaggtgaaagatgtgtggtgtttctaatttttgtgtgggcaaaagtcagtgaggtgtctataaactcggtgtgctaaatgaccttattacaaatccttcagatctcaattgtactaaaaaaagcttacagtaacattgcattaacattgtctgctagaactacgcgcttgcaaagacaagattgcggaaataccgcaagacttgttggccaaccttatatttgTATGGCTTTACGTAGTGAGCATTTATTATCAATTTTGATAACTATGACTTCCTTCATTTGCACAAATTTAGGGCAACCTCTACTAGAAGAAGGATGAGAGCCAGAACAGTTAATGCAGAAATTGCGAGTACAATTAGATGGAAGATGAGGTGGAAGTGAACAAGTATCGCATAGAGGAGGTTTTCCGCAACGTTTGGTTGTACGGCCAAGAAGCTGGCAGCTTTTGTACCGCATAAGTTTGGGTTAGTAGGGTCGTACTATGATGGTGTACCAAGAAACCTCAATTTTTCCGGTTGGTAATATCGATTGAAGGTAAGAAGTAGAACAATGCTAGCTACTTGCTTTCCATCTGCGTGCTTCATAATATTGTAAACTGATTTCACACCTTGTTCTTTGAGGCTATCAACGATTTCTTCTTCGCTTACGTTATTAAGGCGagtcctgttgttgttgttattgaagtggttgagtatttccattgaaataatcctaattagtgaccaatcgttttactaccactgtccttGTAAAatgatgtgtttttttttttgttttttgttgttctaagtcaaatccatttagtgaggtccaagtatagcaaattctttatctcgatgtctgataTCTCATTAGTTTGCTGCAGGAAAGGCTTCGTGCCCTAgatagccctggacattcacataagtagttttttttttttttttattattagtattttcattgcaactagtataacattacatatatgtactaacgaacaatttttgtggagttttgttacaacaaatattatgagttaatcctcagcaaaataatattcatactttaactgatttttatttatttattagtttaaatctagaggttttttacgtttgagccttcgtttccattttgtattatcgttaagaatcaaggcttcattgttcacatgcttgcttagtcgctctgcgtgcgactttgcaaatttctttatggttgccGTAACCGAATCAATATTGAGGTCACGTTCTAGGTCTTGCGTCCTTATATACCATGGAGCGCAAACTGCATGCTTGAGTGCCTTagtctgaaatctttgtatatgcgctgtattactatagctggtgcatccccatagctgaatcccaTAGGTTCAGATAGGtttgagaatttgtttgtaaagcagtattttattgtgtgcggataacgctgattgcttacccattagccaatgcatattttggaattttaggtccacttcttcccttttctttttcacgtgcgcactccacctaagtttcgtatcgagcgtcatacctagatactttgctgtattagagtatggtactttaatgctgtttatgtatattggcaggcagttggtctttttgtttgtaaagttgtGGAAAAGATTTACCTTGgctccttccgcttgacagctcctGCATAttataggattgaagggtagattgagtctagctgtatgatcccctactttccaatggcctgtaagggttcCAAGTGTGtcaagcaatggatgcttttattgtgttgagtggggtgtcGAACCCTtgcttgctagctcatccgctatctcattactcCGTATGTttctgtgaccgggaacccatatcagagtgatttcaagtaaatgactaagcatttccagctcctttctacactgtaagactagtttaaatgaaatggagttggagtccaaGGCCATTATAGCTGCTTGACgataaagcctttcttgaagtttaggtcGGGGAATGTGTTGTCTGATCTATTTTTcagcagcgagggtccctgtaggaggatcttactgtgaccgtaccaccttgttgtccagcttcctctCTGGGTCttaccgcgctgcaagtagctcctttcataatctcactgattgtggttggaaggAGTCCGCTAGTCCTTTAGTCCTGTCTGGCATCACGCAGGTGTATATCTCGAGCTTGGCACCATATTAGTGCGGCATAAAATAAGATGGAGTCTATAACTATTTAGAGAAGCCTTGGACTGGCACTTTGTGCTCCCATTAGATTCTTGTTACCGCATCGTTGCACGTGAGTTCCACATCAATACGCTCTCTCCCTGTTACAACAAGGGCAATGTCGTCTGCATATCACACGAGCGTTGCGCTTACAGGAAGGTCCAATCTTAGGAAGTTCTCATAGATCGCGTTCCATAGCGTAGCACAATTGATAGAGCCTTGAGGTAGCCCGGTAGGCACTACGTATCTTTGATGCCCATCGTCTGTGTCGTACTCTAGGCCCCTGCCGTCAAAATAACTCCTGATGATTCAGAGTACGCACGTGGGGACTCTAAACCCTTCAACGACGAAAGAATTATAGACCAATTTGCCGAGTTGAAAGTGTCTTGATGTCTTAAGTTCTAACAATCCAATAAGTCCCACCTGGTTCTCTAATAGCCGCGTTGGCTGTGTTTATTACCAGCCGGATGGCGTCGACTGTGTACCTTCGCAGCCGTTCACAGATGACCCGCTCGAGCACTTTCCCCACAGCATCCAACAGATATAATGgtctgtatatataatctgGGGCTtatagtgggctgtgatgcaaaaTCACAGAACATTatatggggaagcagcaaatgcaactccataggtctcaagttactggattttatcctgttaTCTGATTTGGTCATttaaaacactggtaacaaaccaaattttgtgaacaaaagTAGACAAGAGGTCATTGATCTAACACTGagttggaaatcaaatgaaccgatggcgagttttggaagaggactctctctctgatcatcgtcttatcggaTTCCTACTGGGAATTGATACAAtttcaataccttccggtaggaatcctcgaaatgtggactgggacaggtatggtgagcttgtaacagagcgattaccaaacctgaaaaaactcaaatcaacagaaataattgaagatgctactaaaagattagaaggtactttattcaactgctttgaggaactgttgTGCCTGCTTAGGCAAGTAAACAGGGCTAAGcagttccttggtggaaccctgaacccTTGGTGTACggtccagaaaacttcttaataaagCCTTGAACCAAACAGaaaccgctcagtaaggctggattccattcgaaaacctgatagttcatacaccatttcccaatcggaaacgtttaatgctctactctaAACCCAATTttcgggtagtagaactctctctgaggTAGAGAgaggcatgaacaataacggtagcgaCGGTGGAACCTccaggtacagctggtatattgctagtcggataatgacaaaagaatcgataagcttttccttgtcttcctttgagaactttaagttcCCTGGACCTggcggaatatatccagcaatgcttaaaaaaggaggagacaggctgattgaggccctgaaaaggatcttcacagcctgtcttgtaCTTGGTCATATACCATCTCAGTGGCAActcgtaagagtagtatttattcagGAACCAACAAAATAcaactattccctagcaaaaagttttagaccaatcagtttgacatcgttcgtgttgaaaagtctagaacgagtggtggagaaacatattcgagtgggggtattgccgagaagtccatttagtagaaatcaacacgcttaccagagtggaaaatcatgtgaatcagccttagacgatcttgttagcaagattgaagcagAGGTGGAAGCTGACGAGTACACAATGGGCATGTTCGTGGActttgagggggcttttgataatgccactttcgactcaatatgttcttctgccgatcGACATGGATTTAATCAAACTATTGTAAAGTGGATATATTctatgctctctgagaggctgttaaccgctggtgagaacagtgcttggtcgtagactctctattagtggaaatgcaggaactcggcattcacgtccaagcatatgcggacgatgtctgcgCGCTAACATATGATAAATCGCCAGGAAGGCTGTGCCCGAAggtgcagaggattctggacaaaatcgaACTGGTGCATGAGAATCCGTCAATCCGAACAAAACCACCACAATCTTCTTCACTAGTCTTCTAACACTAAAAGGTGCGACACTTAGTCTTTCCGACggaattaaatatctaggagtaatcttggataagaagctgactttgGAGCCACaagtttcactgaaggtgaatcgcgcatatTTCCTACTAGTTTGCACCAActaacaagcgccaaaaagagggcagtgttatttctcactagaaataaGCAACCACATAGAAAAACTCAAGAAAAATAgcttaaagtgtatctaagtgTTATGTATTGAATTTATTGGCTTTATTAAGTGAAACTATATTactgttatatatatatgtatgtaacgtgTGTGTAAATGTCGGGATCCGAGGGACAACTTGTTCGGTGGATGTCTCTATTGCTTCTGTGCTTTTCTCATACATGACACCCCTTAACACCCAGAGGCGGAGTAGAATTGTGGGGCCTGTCGGTCGCGCTTCGATCTGCGCGGTTCTTCCGGTGTTGGCGATGACGAGGCGACAGGCTGTAGATTCGTTGATGGCCGTGGCGATTGAGTCTCCTCGACGTGACCAGAAGTACTTGAATCAACTTCATCAGATGATTGGATTGTGCTGGCTTCGACGTCTTCGGTTGACAGTATTTCGCAGTCGGAATCTTCTGATGCTACCCGACTACGAAGCTGGTCCTGATGTCGTTTGATGACCCTAGAGTCGTTCAAACGAACCTCATAAGATATAGGCCCAGTCTGATTTTCCACCAGGCCCTCGATCCATCTCGGGCCCGTCGAATGATTACGAACCCATCCTGGACTGCCTGAAATAAAAGGTTTAGTACTGACAGGGTCGGTGACCTTACCGTAAACTATTTCGTGAGGTTGAATTTTGTCGAAATAAGTTTTCAGCTCACGATTGAACAGTAGCTCTGCAGGCGAGCGGTTCGTTGTTGAGTGCGGGGTGGTGTGTTGGTTGAACAAATATCTAGCCAGGCTGAGATCGATGTTTATGCCAGGCTCTGCtttcttcaaataatttttggtacTTTGAACCATTCGCTCCGCCTGCCCGTTTGTAGAAGGATGAAACGGCGCAGAACGGATATGTCGAATTAGATTGTTCTTCATAAAGTTCTTAAACTCCTCAGATGTGAAAGCTGTTCCGTTGTCCGACACGAGCTCATCAGGTAGCCCATACGTGGCGAATATTTGGCGTAACACCTTAATAGCGGCCGCTGACGAAGTTGAATTAACGACGGTCACTTCAAGCCACTTAGAGTAGGAGTCGATGAGTATGAAGAATAATTTGCCTCGAAAAGGACCTGCGAAATCCACATGCAGGCGGGACCATGGACGTTTCGCAGATTCCCAGTGGTGCGTTGTTGTTTGGGGTTGATCGTTGCGATTTTGCTGACATGAACTGCATCTCTTCACAACGAGTTCGATTTCCGCATCGATGTTCGGCCACCAAACATAACTTCGAGCAACGGCCTTCATTTTGACGATGCCAGGATGTGGTGCATGAAGAGTTTTCAAAATAGACCCTCGAAGAGTAGACGGAATTACAGCGCGGTTTCCCCAAACTAAACATCCTCTATTTGCACTGAGTTCAGTTCGACGGCAAAAGTATTGGTACAGCTTATCGGAGCGGTTGATTTTGCTGGGCCACCCCCTTAACACCCAgttgaaaactttggagagcTCCGGATCCTTAGAAGTTTGAGAGGCAATCAGCTGCGCGCTGACAACTGGTTTTGCCGATATTTCTATCATGAGAATGTCTTCGGTCGTCGTAGACTCTGCTTCAGACAGCATTGGACAACGGCTCAAAAAGTCTGCATTGCCCATTCTAAGACCAGCGCGGTGTACCAAATTGAAGTTGTACGCGCTGAGAAAAATTGATCGACGAAGTATTGTGTTCGAAATTACGTTGGGGACCGGTTTTGATGTGGTGAAAATTCCCAAGGGTGGACGGTGATCGGTGACAAGCGTAAAAAATCTGCCATATAAGTAGTTGTGGAATTTTTTCACTCCAGAGACGAGGGCGACTGCTTCCCTATCTATCTGTGCGCAATTTCGTTCTGCCTTCGACAGCGTCCTTGAGTAGAATGCAATGGGTTTCTCCGACCCGTCTGCTAACCTGTGGCTGAGAACTGCTCCGAGTCCGTACGGCGATGCGTCACAAGTGAGCACTAACGGCAAGTTCTCATTGTAATGGATAAGCACATTCTCTGATGCGATCAGCCTTTTAAGCGTATTGAAAGCTGTTTCGTGTTGCTCTTTCCAAGACCATCGAGCACTTTTGTCGAGCAAGCGGTGAAGCGGCTCAGCGATTGTTGCTTTGTTGGGTAAAAAGGCGTGATAAAAGTTGAGTAAGCCCAGAAACGCTTGGAGTTGCTTCTTGTCCTTTGGCGATGGTGCTTCATGAATGGCCTTGATCTTGTCATGTGAGGGTCGTATACCGAGATTGTCCAGTTTAAACCCCAAAAATTCGATAGATGGCACACTGAATTGGCACTTGTCCTTGCGCAAACGTAGTCCGGCCTTGTCGAAACGTACAAATATTTGTTCCAGTCTATTTGCGAGCTCATCTTCCGATTTACCCATGACCACGATGTCATCAAAGTACGGCAAGACGCCAGGAATGTTTTGCAAAACGTTTTCGATGCAGCTTTGGAATATACCGGGTGCTGATGAGATGCCAAACTGCAGCCTGGTTACCTTGAATGCGCCTTTATGCGTTGACACGGTTTGCAGGAGTGACGAACGCTCATCAACCACGAGCTGTTGGTATGCCTGTGCCAAAtcaatttttgcataaatcgatCCACCTTCAATCGAAGCCAAAAGCGTGCTAACGGCTGGAATTTGATGACAGTGTGGCTTAATTGCCTTATTCAGCGTCGATTTGTAGTCACCGCATATACGGATGGAACCATCCTTTTTTCCCACGGGCACTATTGGTGTTGCCCAATCGGAGTATTCCACAGGCTCCAAAATACCTTGACAACATAAGCGATCGATTTCTTCTTCCACGGGCCCCTTAATGGCGAAGGGTATACGGCGTGGAGGCAGTCTCACGGGCGGCACCGCCGAATCGATTTGTAAAGACACTGGTGGTCCTGTGTAGCGACCAAGATCTGTTGAGAATAAATGATCGTATTTCTTCAGAATGGCTTTGATGCTGAGACCACTGTTGACGGCAAAAACTCCTTCTATACGTATGCCCAGTGCATCGAACCAGTTACAACCAACAAGATTAGAGCCACCACTGTTTGCGATGATTAGCGGCAAGTTGTCAATTTTACGGCGGTTGTAATAAATTGACACATCGATGATCCCCTTGACTGGGATGTGGTTGCGTTGGTAATCGCTAAGATCCAAATCACACTTGGAAAGATTTGGCCTTCTGTTGGACCAGACGCTATTGAACGTAGATTCCGTCATGATGGTCACAGGCGTCCCAGAATCCACTTCAAAAATACATGTGCTGCCATTAATCGTAACTGAGATCGACTTCTTCTGATTGACCAAGGGCGTGATCTGATTGACATTCTCTCGACGAGATGATTTTTTCCGCATTGAACCTGAACGAGCATTTGTTGAGTTGGATGAAGACGCTCTGTGTGAATTGACATTTGACGCGCTGCGGCAGGCTCGCTGCAGATGCCCCTTGACTCCGCATGCGTTGCAAAGTGATTCACGATATGGACACTGCTTACGAGGGTGTGATCCACCACAACCATTGCATGACAGCTGCTGGTTTCTGTTGACGGCGTTTTTTGTTCGTGTACGAAAACGATTGTCGTTGACAACATTAACTGGTTCGCTGGGGTGCCTCATAGCCATAGCACTGATGGCTGCTGCCTCATTCGAAAGTGCACGTTCGATAACCTTTTGCACTGTTAGATCCTTTTCTGCCAGTAAGCTTTTCTGCAGTCCTTCGTCCTTCATGCCACACACAAAACGGTCGCGAAGCTTGCGGTCGAGCGCCGTACCGAAGTTGCAGATATTGCGGATATTGATCACGTTTGTGAAAATGATAATAGGCCGCAATTTCGGATGGACGTGGTGAAAAATGGTTGGTTAGAATCGTTTTTATATCGGGAAGATTCAGATTACTAACCTGCTTTGGTGACGCCAATGATGCCAAGAGGTCGTAGAGTGGCGCTCCGGCCAATGTGAGGAATGCTGCCTTTTGACGACCTTCCTCTTGTACATCATTGGCCAGAAGGAACAAATCGAAACGCGCCATATACGTTGACCATTTATTTGGATGATTTAAATCAAATGGTTCCAAGTTCCCAACTCCAGCCATGTTGACTCGTTTGACTTCTTGCAAAATAACTCGTTCCGTCTTCACAGTGAATGTGCTGCTATCAGTTGAGGAATGCGAATCACCgctactttttatttgcttgcCGTTATGATCCATGTGCTCTCAACGAGAGCTGACTTGCGACTTTTTGTTGTCTGATCCAATTTTTATGACCTCAAAATATTCTTTGCGAATAAGGCGACTTAACACAAGGTTGTGTGAATGTCagtgcatttttgtatttgcaaaCGGTTCCTGCACATTCAATGTCCTTGTTGTTGTGCGCCGGTAGGTTTTGTCGTTATGCTTTGTTTCACTTTTCGAGTGGCCTACGCgcaatacgtacatatatatagtatatgtgtatgttgtttttattattatgtattattgtacatatcccatcctcgtcgccagtgTTATGTATTGAATTTATTGGCTTTATTAAGTGAAACTATATTactgttatatatatatgtatgtaacgtgTGTGTAAATGTCGGGATCCGAGGGACAACTTGTTCGGTGGATGTCTCTATTGCTTCTGTGCTTTTCTCATACATGACACTAAGATATAtttaaggtatagctctctctcttcttttcgtctacattatatcttttttctctctcccggaacgaaaatgcccaaaacgttgcatggccttgaaatttcactctccattctcggTTGTCCATCgatgcctaagaagtttcacttcaaaaacataaaatatataaatttgtttaatataacATACAATTCtgaaacaacgaacagaataataTAACGAATGTTAGGATTACTAGATTGTCAAATAAAATCACAAATTAATGGTAACATACTTGCTTTACTTTACATTATTCGTTTTCGTTTATTCGCTTACAACTTTAATTGCCAAGTAAATACCCCATACGTATGCAACTCAGCTTAAATAAatgtgcttaataactatcgCAATTTCTATATCTGGCAGCTTGAATCTTTTGGCGAGTTCTGTTGTAGCAGCAGCTTACTAGTCACCCGTCGCCTTCGTATAACTCATCCAACGGTAGCCCATCGTTCGATATTGTTGCCAGTCGGTTCGCGAAACTTCGCGATTGTAACATTGCCCTTCGCTTAAGTGTGATCGTCCCGATTAGACACCAAGTCTTTTGATCTAACTGGAGCCAATCTTTCCAGATGCACTACTTTGACTTTTCGTTGTTCAGTTTCGCATTGCTGCATACGATATCCCAGATCTTCGAACCAATCCGTCTAATTCGGGGTGCAAGGGTGTTGTACGTGATTCCTTAATTCCCAACAAGGAACACATTTCTTTAAATACTGTGAATTCGAAGTTCCTTCCTTGGTCGGAATGCAACTCAATAGGTACTCCAAGCCGAGTAACCCAATTTTGCACAAAAACCTCAGAAATGGTTTTGTCCACCTGGTTTGGTAGAGCGTACACTTTTGGCCACTTCCCGAAGTATTCCATCACAACGAGCACATATTTGTTCCCGAAATCAATTGTCGGAAACGGTCTTCAACCATGGCCAGTCGCTCAAATGGTGAGCCTGGGTTGTATTGTtgtaatcttccacgacttctctccTTTGAACCTTTCGCTGCCATTCACTCCGCGCAATTTCGAATCCATTCGGATACTGATTATCTGCAATTTACCCAGTAGAACCGCTGCTTAATCTTCTCCAGCGTTTTAGTGATATCCAGATGACCTCCACTTGGCCCATTGTGGAACTCCTCTAAGAAAGATGAAATTCTGAATTTAGGAATATAATGAAATCAGGGGAATAGTTTCCATCTTCACTTTCCCATAAGCAATTTAGAACCTCATCAATTATTTTAAGACTACATAGTACACTGTACCCAACACGTCTTAGCCCCGCGAATTTCTACAATATTTAATTGTAGATGGTCTCTCTCCAGCGTCTTTCCCTTCCATGGTCTTTCCCACGTCAGCATCATTCTATTGACTTCTTCTATTGCACTTGGTCCCCATTCATCATAGGGTGCCAACTGCATTAGTCTGATATCAACTATCCCTTCAGATCTCCTGACTTTGGAACAATGCTTACACTCTATAGCACAAGGTCGCCGTTCCTCAGCATTTCCATGTAGTTCCCTTTTCAATACTCGATTTCAAACTCGTAAATTTCCAGCTTTTCGATCCACCGTTCAATTCGTCCTACCGAATGCTTGAACAGGAGTACCCATCTCAATGCTGCATGATCGGTTCTTAACTGGACTCGTTGACCGTAAAAGTATTTGCGGAAATGTTTCACGCACTCAACCAAAGCTAACAGTTCTCGTCTGGTCACGCTGTAATTCGTTTCCAGTTTTCCGAGGACTCTGCTACAGTTTGCGATCACTTTTTCTTGCCCATTGATGAACTATGACAATACTCCACCCATTCCTTATGCGCTAGTATCTGCATCAACAATGAACTTTTCTCTCGCGACCTTCTTCTGCTAATTTAACAtagcgcgccaatcgtttctttctcgggcTAACcgccgccagttggacacaccaaaggaaaccaagtccttctccacctgatctttccaaagcagaggaggtcttcctcgtcctctactaccaccagctggtactgcatcgaatgctttctgagccggagcgtttgtatccattcggacgacatgacccagtcagcgtagccgctggatctttattcgctgcgctatatctatgtcgtcgtaaaactcatacagctcaccgTTCCATTGCCTGCGATCTTCgtcattgccaacgtgcaaagatccaaaaatcttcctcaGAACCATTCTCTCACACACTGcaagcatcgcttcat comes from Anastrepha obliqua isolate idAnaObli1 chromosome 6, idAnaObli1_1.0, whole genome shotgun sequence and encodes:
- the LOC129250105 gene encoding uncharacterized protein K02A2.6-like is translated as MDHNGKQIKSSGDSHSSTDSSTFTVKTERVILQEVKRVNMAGVGNLEPFDLNHPNKWSTYMARFDLFLLANDVQEEGRQKAAFLTLAGAPLYDLLASLASPKQLRDRFVCGMKDEGLQKSLLAEKDLTVQKVIERALSNEAAAISAMAMRHPSEPVNVVNDNRFRTRTKNAVNRNQQLSCNGCGGSHPRKQCPYRESLCNACGVKGHLQRACRSASNVNSHRASSSNSTNARSGSMRKKSSRRENVNQITPLVNQKKSISVTINGSTCIFEVDSGTPVTIMTESTFNSVWSNRRPNLSKCDLDLSDYQRNHIPVKGIIDVSIYYNRRKIDNLPLIIANSGGSNLVGCNWFDALGIRIEGVFAVNSGLSIKAILKKYDHLFSTDLGRYTGPPVSLQIDSAVPPVRLPPRRIPFAIKGPVEEEIDRLCCQGILEPVEYSDWATPIVPVGKKDGSIRICGDYKSTLNKAIKPHCHQIPAVSTLLASIEGGSIYAKIDLAQAYQQLVVDERSSLLQTVSTHKGAFKVTRLQFGISSAPGIFQSCIENVLQNIPGVLPYFDDIVVMGKSEDELANRLEQIFVRFDKAGLRLRKDKCQFSVPSIEFLGFKLDNLGIRPSHDKIKAIHEAPSPKDKKQLQAFLGLLNFYHAFLPNKATIAEPLHRLLDKSARWSWKEQHETAFNTLKRLIASENVLIHYNENLPLVLTCDASPYGLGAVLSHRLADGSEKPIAFYSRTLSKAERNCAQIDREAVALVSGVKKFHNYLYGRFFTLVTDHRPPLGIFTTSKPVPNVISNTILRRSIFLSAYNFNLVHRAGLRMGNADFLSRCPMLSEAESTTTEDILMIEISAKPVVSAQLIASQTSKDPELSKVFNWVLRGWPSKINRSDKLYQYFCRRTELSANRGCLVWGNRAVIPSTLRGSILKTLHAPHPGIVKMKAVARSYVWWPNIDAEIELVVKRCSSCQQNRNDQPQTTTHHWESAKRPWSRLHVDFAGPFRGKLFFILIDSYSKWLEVTVVNSTSSAAAIKVLRQIFATYGLPDELVSDNGTAFTSEEFKNFMKNNLIRHIRSAPFHPSTNGQAERMVQSTKNYLKKAEPGINIDLSLARYLFNQHTTPHSTTNRSPAELLFNRELKTYFDKIQPHEIVYGKVTDPVSTKPFISGSPGWVRNHSTGPRWIEGLVENQTGPISYEVRLNDSRVIKRHQDQLRSRVASEDSDCEILSTEDVEASTIQSSDEVDSSTSGHVEETQSPRPSTNLQPVASSSPTPEEPRRSKRDRQAPQFYSASGC